The following is a genomic window from Gemmatimonadota bacterium.
GTGGCTCTTCCCCTGGATCAGCGCCCCCGGGAACAGGATGTCCTGGTCCGGGTTGTAGATCACGATCTGCTGCGGGTTCTTGCTCAGGGTGTACGGCACGTCGGTGCAGGCGTAGGCCACGTTGGTCCGCGTGGTCACCACGCCCGCCGTGTCCACGGTGGTCACGCTCGCGACCGTGTCCCGGATCGCGACCGGCGTCCGGGTGCTGTCCACCACCGAGTCGGTCACCACGCCGGGCGGCGCGTACTCGTCCCAGCTCGGCAGGCCGGCCAGGAACTCCCCCGCCGTCTCGCCGCCGCCGGGCCCGGTCCCGGGTTCGCTGCCGCCGCATCCCGCCAGCATGGCGGCAAGCGCCGCCCGGCCGGCCCAGCCTCTGATCGATCGTCCGCGCATCGTTCCTCCCTGGTCAGGCACCCCGCGCCCGCCGGCCCGGGCGGGCTGGATCGAAGGCCGGTTCACATCGAGGGGTGGTCAGACGTAGAGGCGACGATCAGGCGGCTTTTCCCTCACCGGGCGCAATGGACTCCGGGGGTGCGCCGGCGGGCAAGGCTGGAAGCTGTTGTCCGGCAGAGTGTTAAGGCTTCCTTTGTCCCCCTCGTTCAGCGCCCGTCGGCGGCAGGGGAAGGCGCTGGGACTCCGGGGAATCGGGGCGTCCCCAGGCCTCGTAGAGCGCCGCCAGCCGGCGCTCCGCCCGCTCGGTCCGCGACCCTGTGGCGCCATCGGTGACGAGCAGGATCCCGCGTGCCTCCACCAGCGCCGACTCGGCCGGCGAGAATCGTCGCAGCGCGGCCAGGGCGGCGCCGAGGTCGCTCAGCGCCTCCCCCACGTCGCGGTGGCCGGCGGGCAGCGCGTTGCGCCGGATGGCGAGGGCCCGGCGGAAGAAGGACTCCGCATCTGCAACGCGCCCCTGGCGCATCCTGACGAGTCCGAGACCCACCAGGGGATGCGCCCGGTTGGCGTGACCCCGGCGAAGCACCTGGTCCTGCAGCGCCAGCGCCTTCTGGAAGCTGGCGACCGCCGCATCGAAGCGGCCCGCGTCCAGCAGCGCGTAGCCAAGGTTGTTGTACCCGGCGGCCAGGCTGGGGTGCGGAGCGGCATAGGCGCGCGCGGTGACCCGCACGAACTCCTCGAAGACCGCCACCGCCCCGAGGGTGTCCCCCATGGCCTGCAACAGGAGGGCGTGGCTGTTGAGCGTGGTGGCGACCTCCGGGTGGGATTCCCCGAGCAGCGCCCGCCGGGTCGCGAGCGCCAGGCGATACAGCGAGTCCGCCTCGGCGTACCCCCCCTTGTCCCGGAGCAGCGCCGCGAGGTTCCGCTCGATGCTGGCCACCGCCAGGTGCCGCTCCCCATGCACGGCGCGGCCGGCGGCCAGCGCCTCGCGCAGGAGCGGCTCGGCCTCCGCGCTCTTGTCCATCCGCCGGAGCAGGCCGCCCAGCCGCGCCACCGACCGGACGATCGCGGGATCCTGGGGCGGGTACAGCCGCCGGTTGACCCGAAGCGCCTCCACCAGGAGGGATTCCGCGGCGGCGTACTCGCCGACGGTCTCGAGCAGGTACGCCAGGTGCGCCTGGGCCTCGGTGACCGAGGTATCCGCCGCACCGTAGAGCGCGGTTCGGGTCGCGAGGGCGCTCCGGATGAGCGGTTCGGCTCCCTTCACGTCCCCCAGATCCTGCCGGGTGATGCCGAGCAGCAGTTCGGTGGTGGCGGTCTCGGGGTGTGGGCCGCCGTACAGCCCCCGGTGAACCGCGAGCGAGCGCTCCAGGATGGGCCGGGCCCGATCAGACAATCCCAGGCTGCCGTAGACCGAGCCCATCACCCGGAGCATGGTGGCCTGCACCGCGGGCTGGCCGGCCAGGTCTTCATCGATGCGGGTGGAGGCCCGGTCCAGCAGCTCCCGCGCGGTGACGGTCTCGCCTCGGGCCACCGAGGGATCGGACACCTCGAACAGCTCCTGCAGGAATCCTGCGACCTCGGACGCCTTGGCGGCCTCCAGCCGGGCGCGGTCCCGCTCCGCGGCCAGCCGGGTCACGTACCAGACGGTCAGGGCGACCAGGGCGGCCAGCGCCAGTACCCCCGTCACCACCTCGCGGTGGTAGCGCCGCACGAACTTGCCCAGCCGGTAGCCGGCGCTCGCCGGCCGCGCGAGGACCGGCCGTCCGTCGAGGTGGCGCTCCAGGTCCTCGCGCAGCGCGGCCACGGTGGCGTAGCGCTCCACCGGCGTCTTGCCCATGGCACGGCCGACGATGGTGTCGAGGTCACCCGCCAGCGCGCCCGCCCAGGAGAGCCGGGCGCCGTCGCGGGCGCGCCGCGCCGCGGTACTGGGCCGTTCGGGTTCCGTCTCCGCCAGCACCCGCTCGACCTGCCCCGGCGTGAGCCCCCGCAGGTGGAACGGCTCCCTCCCAGCCAGCAGCCGGTACAGCACCACGCCGAGGGAGTAGACATCCGTCGCCATCGTGGCCCGGGCGCCACGCACCTGCTCCGGGCTGGCATAGGCCGGGGTGAGGGCCCGGAGCATCGTGGTCTCCTCACCGTCGGCGGAGGGATCCACCAGCGTGGCGATGCCGAAGTCGAGCAGCTTGGCCTCGCCCGCCTCGGTGACCATGATGTTGGAGGGCTTCAGGTCGCGGTGCACCACCAGGGCCTGGTGGGCGTGCTCCACGGCGCGGCAGACCTGCAGGAACAGCCGGAGCCGCTCCGGGAGCCCAAGGCCCTGCGTGTCGGCGAAGCGATCGATCGGGAGGCCGGCGATCCGCTCCATCACCAGGAACGGGGTGCCGTCGGGGGCGGCGCCGCCGTCGAGCAGGCGGGCGATCCCGGGATGCGTGAGGTCGGCGAGGATCTGGCGCTCGGCCCGGAACCGGGCCACCAGGGCGGGGTTGGCCAGGGCACCCTGGACGAACTTGATGGCGACCTCGGCACGATACTGCCGGTCCACCCGCTCCGCGAGGTAGACCCGCCCCATGCCACCATGGCCCAGTTCACCGGTGAGGCGGTAGGCGCCGACGACCTCGCCCACCCGCGAGGCGTCGGTCACGGCGACCAGCGCCTCGACCGCCGCGGAGATGCGGCCCTGCAGGAAGTCACCGCCGGAGCAGGCGGCATCGGCGTCGAGCAGCGCTTCGACCTCGCGCCGGAGCTCGGCGTCGCCGGCGCAGGCCTCGGTCAGCCAGGCACCGCGGCCCGCCGGCCCCCGGGCCAGCGCGGCCTCGAAGAGTGTCTCAACCCGGTTCCACGCGGCCGTCATTGGCCCCCGCCTCGCCAAGCTCCCGGTAGAGCCAGGCCCGCGCCAGACGCAGGTCCCGGTGCACCGTCGCGGGGGAGATCTCAAGCACCGCGGCGGCCTCGTCGTAGCTCAGGCCACCAAAGTAGAGCAGGTCGATGATCTGGGCCTTCCGCTGGTCAAGCGCCGAAAGGCGCCCCAGGGCCTCATCCAGGTCCACCAGGTCGGCGGGGCGGTCCGGCGCCGCCGCAAGATCCTCCTGCAGGCCCACCGCCACGAGGCCACCGCCGCGCTTGGAGCGGCCGCGCCCACGGGCATGGTCCACCAGCACCCGGCGCATCACCTGCGCCGCCACGGCGAAGAAGTGCCGCCGCCCCTCCCAGGCCACGTCCGCACCGACCAGCCGGAGGTAGGCCTCGTGCACCAATGCGGTGGTCTGGAGGGTGTGCCCCTCGGATTCGCCCCGCAGGTGGTGGCGTGCGAGCCGCTTCAGCTCCTCATAGAGAATGGGCATGAGCCGGTCCATCGCCCGGCTGTCGCCGCGCTTCCAGTCCAGCAGGAGCTGGGATACGTCCTCGGGGGGCGGTGCGCTCATCACCGGGTGGTGTCAGGGAACTGTGGCATGAGGGGATTTTCGCCAAGCTAGCGCTTGGTCTGGGGATGCGCCAATGGTCCGGGCCTGTCGCCGGGCTGGCGACGGCCCGCGGGCCGGTCCATACTCCCCTGACCCTCCACCCCGACCGAGGAGCCCGGCCCGCCGTGCCTCCTGCCGACCAACCCGCCTGGCGCCGCATCGAGGAGCTGTTCCATTCCGCCCTCGACCAGGAACCCGCCTCCCGCGAGCTGTGGCTCCGTGAGGTGACGGGGAACGACGAGGCCATCGTGTCCGAAGTGCTCGCGCTCCTGGCCGCCGACGGGGCGGCGCCCGGGGGCGGGCTGGTGAGCCGGGTGGTGGCCGAGGCGCTGGCCGCCTCATCCGATGCCGAGACCGCGGCGCAGTGGATCGGCCGCGCGGTCGGGCCCTACCGGCTCGAGGCGGAACTGGGCCACGGCGGGATGGGCACGGTGTACCTCGCCTCCCGCAGCGACGACGCCTACCGTGCGCGGGTGGCCATCAAGTTCGTGCGCGGGGGCATCGCCGGACCCGAGCTGCTCCGCCGCCTCAGGGCCGAGCGGCAGATCCTCGCGGACCTGGCGCACCCGAACATCGCACGGCTGCTCGATGGCGGCACCGCGGACGACGGGACGCCGTATATCGTCATGGAGCATATCGAGGGGCTGCCGGTGGACCGCTACGCCGCGGACCGGCGGCTGGACCTCGGAGCCCGGGTGCGCCTGCTGCTCCGGATCTCTGCGGCGGTGCAGTTTGCCCACCAGGCGCTCGTGGTGCACCGCGACCTCAAGCCCGCCAACATCCTGGTCACCGCCGACGGCACACCGAAGCTGGTGGACTTCGGCATCGCCAAGGTGCTCGATGCCGCCGGCGGCGAGGAGACGCTCACCGGCCTCGTCGCGATGACCCCCGCCTACGCCAGCCCCGAGCAGGTGCGGGGGCAGCGGATCACCGTCGCCACCGATATCTACTCGCTCGGCGTCGTCACCTACCAGCTGCTCGCCGGCCGCCTGCCGCTCCCGGTGGAGCCGGGGACACCGCTGATCGAGCTGGCCCGGCGGGTGGAGCAGGTGGAACCGCCGAAGCCAAGCGCGGTGGCCACCGGCCCCGCCGTCGCCTGGCGCGAGGCGCTGGCGGGCGACCTCGACGCCATCCTGCTCAAGGCCCTCGCCAAGGAGCCGGAGCGGCGCTACGCCTCGGTAGAGCAGTTCGCCGCCGACCTGGCGCGGTGGCGCGACCGCGAGCCGGTGCTGGCACGGCCCGCCGGCGCCGGCTATCGCTTCCGCCGGTTCGTGGCCCGGCACCGCCTCGCCGCCGTGGCGGTGACGCTGGTGGTGGTCTCCCTCGCCGTCGGCCTCGGCGTGGCGCTGTGGCAGCGGGGCCAGGCCGAGCATGCCCGGGCGGAGACGGCGGCAACCCTGGCCCGCGCCAACGCCACCCGCGACTTCCTCATCGGCCTGTTCCAGGCCAGCAACCCGCTCACCAACCAGGGCACGGACCTCACCGCCAGCGCCCTGCTGGCCAAGGGGATCGCGCAGGTGGATTCGCTCGCGGACCAGCCGGCCCTGCAGGGGGACCTGCTGCAGCAGCTGGGCCGCATCGAGGCCGCCCGGGGCGACTACCGCCAGTCGGTGGAACTGCTGCGCCGGGCCATCGCGGCCCACCAGCGCGCCGGCAGCTCCGACTCGCTGCTGTACGACATCTACTCGGCGCTGGGCAACTCCATGCACGACCTGGGCTGGCCCGACTCCGCCGCCGCCGTTTGGCAGCACGCGGTGGAGATCGGGCTCCGGTACCGGAGCGCGGACGACCCCGATCTCGCCGGTGTCATGGGCAACCTCGGGATCGCCTACTCCCGCATGGGACTGCTGGCAAAGGCGGAGTCCACCTACCTGCGGCAGATCGCCATCGAGCGGCGCGCCTTCGACTCCATGGACACCAATCGTGCCTACGCCCTCAACAACCTCGGCCTGCTCTACGCCAACGCCGGCCGCTTCGCCGAGGCGGAGCCGGTCCTGCGCGAGAACCTGAAGGTGATGCAGGCCGCCTGGGGCGACACCATCGCCACCGTCGGCTTCGGCTACGACAACCTGGGCGTGATGCTGCGGGAGGCGGGGCGCTACGACGAGGCGGAGCCGATCCTGCGCCGCGGACTGGCCATCCGGGAGAAGCTCCTCGGGCCGACGCACCGCTTCACCGGCGAGTCGTACTCGGGGCTCGGCAAGCTCCTCGCGCAGCGCGGCCGCGGGAGCGATTACGTCGAGGCCGACTCGATGCTGCATCACGCGCTCGCGATCCTGCGCGGCGCCCTCGACCCGGACCACCCGACGATCGCCTACGTGACCCAGGCGCTGGGCAACCTGGCCTACAACCGGGGCCGGCTGCCGGAGGCGGAGCGCTGGTTCCGGCAGACGCTGGCACAACGGCAGCGGGGGCAGGCGCGGGACAACCCGGCGGTGACGGTGCAGACCCTCACCGCCCTGGGACATACCCTGCGCGACGAGGGCTCCGCCGAGGCGGCGGCGATCTTCCGCCGTGCCGACTCCCTGGCGACGGCACGGCTCGAGCCCGGCAATCCCTTCGGCCGCCGGGCCGAGATCGGCCTTGCGCTGGTGCTGGCCGACAGTGGTCCGCGGCACGCCGCCGACTCGCTGTTTGCCGACGGGATGCAGGTGCTGGCCGCGCGCATCGGCGCGGCGCATCCCTACGTGCTGCGCAACTGCCGCCGCGGGGCGGCGGTGGGCCTCCGCGCCGCGCCTCCCTGCCCCTGACGCGGCCCGGGCACCGCCGCCTGCTCCGGGACATCCAGCGCCTGCAGGAACTGCAGCACCGCGATCTCCTCCCGGCGGAGCGCCGCGGTGGGCCGCTCCCGGCGGGCCGCCGGCGGGGCCGGCGGCGAAGCGGTGCGTCCCTCGCGATAGGCCTGGAGCACCCCGGGGTGCACGTAGTACTGGCGGCAGACCGTGCGGGTGTTGCCGAGGCGGGTGGCCACCGCGTCGAGGGCGGCGAGGATGCGGCGCTCCGCGTCGGTGGCGGAGGCGGGCGCCCCGGCGGCGCGCAGTTCCCGCACGGCCAGCATGGTCCCGGCCCAGGTGCGGAAATCCTTGGCGGTGATCCCCGGGCCGGCGATCTCGCGCAGGTAGTCGTTGACGTCGCCGGAGGAGACCGTCTGCCGGCGGCCCGCCGGGTCGAGGTACTGGAACAGCTCCTGCCCGGGCAGGTCCTGGCAGCACTGGATGATCCGCGCCACGCGGCGATCATTCAGGGTGATGGTGTGCTGCACCCCGCTCTTGCCCCGGAAGCTGAAGCGCAGCTGGTCGCCCGTCACCTTCACGTGCCGGCCCCGCAGCGTGGTCAGCCCGAAGGACCGGTTGGTCCGGGCATACTCGTCGTTGCCCACCCGCACCAGGGTCCGGTCCAGCAGCCGCACCACGGTGGCGAGGATCTGGCGCCTGGAGAGGTCGCGGGCGCCGAGGTCCCGCTCCACCCGCTCGCGCACCGCCGGCAGGCGCTCGCTGAAGGTGAGGATCCGGCGGAACTTGGAGTGGTCCCGGGTGGCGCGGTAGGCGGGGTGATAGCGATACTGCTTGCGGCCCCGGTCGTCGCGGGCGGTCACCTGGATGTGGCCCGCCGGGTCGGGACAGATCCAGACATCGGTCCACGCCGGCGGAATCGCCAGCCGGAGCAGGCGGCGGCGCTCGGCCCGGTCGGTGACCAGGCCGCCGTCGGGGGTGTAGAAGGCCCATCCGGTCCCGACGCGCTTCCGCCGGATGCCCCGGAAGGCATCGGTGACGTAGACCAGCCCTGCCCGGTCCGCCGACTCGCGATGCTCGTGGTGACGACTGGAGGCCATGGGCCTCCAAGTTGGTCGCCCCCGGCCGCTTTGCGCCAGCCCGGGCGCCTCACAACCTCCCCGAGGTGTCCGTGACGCTTCCCCGCCGCGACTTCCTCCACCTGGCCTCCGGCGCCCTCGCCGGCCTCGGTGCCGGGGTTCCGTTTCCCGTGCCCCGCGTCCCGCGCCCCCTCCCGCCTGGCCGGCCGCGGCCCACCGCCGCCCAGCTCGCCTGGCAGCGGGACGAGTGGGCCATGTTCATCCACTTCGGCGTCAACACCTTCTCCGATCGCGAGTGGGGCGACGGCCGGGAGGATCCCGCCAGCTTCACCCCGGCCGCGCTCGACGCCCGGCAGTGGGCCCGCGCCGCGCGCGCCGCCGGGTTCCGGGCCATGATCCTCACCGCCAAGCACCACGACGGCTTCTGCCTCTGGCCCACCGCCACCACCCGCCACGGCGTGGTGTCGAGCCCGTTCCGCGGCGGCCAGGGCGACGTGGTGCGCGAGTTCGTGGACGCCTGCCGCGCCGAGGGGCTGCGGCCGGGGCTCTATCTCTCGCCGTGGGACCGCAACGCCGCCGTCTACGGGGACTCCCCCCGCTACAACGACTTCTACTGCGACCAGCTCACCGAGCTGCTCACCCGCTATGGCCCGCTGGCGGAGGTCTGGTTCGACGGCGCCAACGGCGAGGGCCCCAACGGCCGCCGCCAGGTGTACGACTGGCCCCGCGTCTTCGGGCTGGTGCGCCGGCTGCAGCCTGAGGCGGTGATGTTCTCCGATGCCGGCCCCGACGTCCGCTGGATCGGCAACGAGACCGGCTCGGCCGGCGATCCCAACTGGTCCACCGTGGACCCCGCCGCCGTCCCCTATCCCGGCGCCGAGGGCGAGCGCGTCATCGCCATGCTGCAGCACGGGGACCCCGCCGGCTCCATCTGGCGCCCTGGCGAGACCGACGTGTCCATCCGGCCGGGGTGGTTCCATCACCCCGCCGAAGATGCGCGGGTCAAATCCGTGGCCGCGCTCGAGGCGATCCACTGCACCTCAGTGGGCCGGAACTCCAAGCTGCTCCTGAACGTCCCGCCTACCCGCGAAGGCCTCCTCCATCAGACGGACGTGGCCCGGCTCACGGCGCTCCGCGCCCGGA
Proteins encoded in this region:
- a CDS encoding serine/threonine protein kinase yields the protein MTAAWNRVETLFEAALARGPAGRGAWLTEACAGDAELRREVEALLDADAACSGGDFLQGRISAAVEALVAVTDASRVGEVVGAYRLTGELGHGGMGRVYLAERVDRQYRAEVAIKFVQGALANPALVARFRAERQILADLTHPGIARLLDGGAAPDGTPFLVMERIAGLPIDRFADTQGLGLPERLRLFLQVCRAVEHAHQALVVHRDLKPSNIMVTEAGEAKLLDFGIATLVDPSADGEETTMLRALTPAYASPEQVRGARATMATDVYSLGVVLYRLLAGREPFHLRGLTPGQVERVLAETEPERPSTAARRARDGARLSWAGALAGDLDTIVGRAMGKTPVERYATVAALREDLERHLDGRPVLARPASAGYRLGKFVRRYHREVVTGVLALAALVALTVWYVTRLAAERDRARLEAAKASEVAGFLQELFEVSDPSVARGETVTARELLDRASTRIDEDLAGQPAVQATMLRVMGSVYGSLGLSDRARPILERSLAVHRGLYGGPHPETATTELLLGITRQDLGDVKGAEPLIRSALATRTALYGAADTSVTEAQAHLAYLLETVGEYAAAESLLVEALRVNRRLYPPQDPAIVRSVARLGGLLRRMDKSAEAEPLLREALAAGRAVHGERHLAVASIERNLAALLRDKGGYAEADSLYRLALATRRALLGESHPEVATTLNSHALLLQAMGDTLGAVAVFEEFVRVTARAYAAPHPSLAAGYNNLGYALLDAGRFDAAVASFQKALALQDQVLRRGHANRAHPLVGLGLVRMRQGRVADAESFFRRALAIRRNALPAGHRDVGEALSDLGAALAALRRFSPAESALVEARGILLVTDGATGSRTERAERRLAALYEAWGRPDSPESQRLPLPPTGAERGGQRKP
- a CDS encoding sigma-70 family RNA polymerase sigma factor yields the protein MSAPPPEDVSQLLLDWKRGDSRAMDRLMPILYEELKRLARHHLRGESEGHTLQTTALVHEAYLRLVGADVAWEGRRHFFAVAAQVMRRVLVDHARGRGRSKRGGGLVAVGLQEDLAAAPDRPADLVDLDEALGRLSALDQRKAQIIDLLYFGGLSYDEAAAVLEISPATVHRDLRLARAWLYRELGEAGANDGRVEPG
- a CDS encoding serine/threonine protein kinase; its protein translation is MPPADQPAWRRIEELFHSALDQEPASRELWLREVTGNDEAIVSEVLALLAADGAAPGGGLVSRVVAEALAASSDAETAAQWIGRAVGPYRLEAELGHGGMGTVYLASRSDDAYRARVAIKFVRGGIAGPELLRRLRAERQILADLAHPNIARLLDGGTADDGTPYIVMEHIEGLPVDRYAADRRLDLGARVRLLLRISAAVQFAHQALVVHRDLKPANILVTADGTPKLVDFGIAKVLDAAGGEETLTGLVAMTPAYASPEQVRGQRITVATDIYSLGVVTYQLLAGRLPLPVEPGTPLIELARRVEQVEPPKPSAVATGPAVAWREALAGDLDAILLKALAKEPERRYASVEQFAADLARWRDREPVLARPAGAGYRFRRFVARHRLAAVAVTLVVVSLAVGLGVALWQRGQAEHARAETAATLARANATRDFLIGLFQASNPLTNQGTDLTASALLAKGIAQVDSLADQPALQGDLLQQLGRIEAARGDYRQSVELLRRAIAAHQRAGSSDSLLYDIYSALGNSMHDLGWPDSAAAVWQHAVEIGLRYRSADDPDLAGVMGNLGIAYSRMGLLAKAESTYLRQIAIERRAFDSMDTNRAYALNNLGLLYANAGRFAEAEPVLRENLKVMQAAWGDTIATVGFGYDNLGVMLREAGRYDEAEPILRRGLAIREKLLGPTHRFTGESYSGLGKLLAQRGRGSDYVEADSMLHHALAILRGALDPDHPTIAYVTQALGNLAYNRGRLPEAERWFRQTLAQRQRGQARDNPAVTVQTLTALGHTLRDEGSAEAAAIFRRADSLATARLEPGNPFGRRAEIGLALVLADSGPRHAADSLFADGMQVLAARIGAAHPYVLRNCRRGAAVGLRAAPPCP
- a CDS encoding DNA topoisomerase IB, which codes for MASSRHHEHRESADRAGLVYVTDAFRGIRRKRVGTGWAFYTPDGGLVTDRAERRRLLRLAIPPAWTDVWICPDPAGHIQVTARDDRGRKQYRYHPAYRATRDHSKFRRILTFSERLPAVRERVERDLGARDLSRRQILATVVRLLDRTLVRVGNDEYARTNRSFGLTTLRGRHVKVTGDQLRFSFRGKSGVQHTITLNDRRVARIIQCCQDLPGQELFQYLDPAGRRQTVSSGDVNDYLREIAGPGITAKDFRTWAGTMLAVRELRAAGAPASATDAERRILAALDAVATRLGNTRTVCRQYYVHPGVLQAYREGRTASPPAPPAARRERPTAALRREEIAVLQFLQALDVPEQAAVPGPRQGQGGAARRPTAAPRRQLRST
- a CDS encoding alpha-L-fucosidase yields the protein MTLPRRDFLHLASGALAGLGAGVPFPVPRVPRPLPPGRPRPTAAQLAWQRDEWAMFIHFGVNTFSDREWGDGREDPASFTPAALDARQWARAARAAGFRAMILTAKHHDGFCLWPTATTRHGVVSSPFRGGQGDVVREFVDACRAEGLRPGLYLSPWDRNAAVYGDSPRYNDFYCDQLTELLTRYGPLAEVWFDGANGEGPNGRRQVYDWPRVFGLVRRLQPEAVMFSDAGPDVRWIGNETGSAGDPNWSTVDPAAVPYPGAEGERVIAMLQHGDPAGSIWRPGETDVSIRPGWFHHPAEDARVKSVAALEAIHCTSVGRNSKLLLNVPPTREGLLHQTDVARLTALRARIDGLFAEDLSRHATRRWTATGPTTGRLELELPRPVTVNLVALGEAIELGQCVARFRLEGSPDGRAWTPLAAGQTIGYRKLDRCPPTLVRRVRLSIDDGLDQPRITQLALFHDVSA